From Zingiber officinale cultivar Zhangliang chromosome 5B, Zo_v1.1, whole genome shotgun sequence, the proteins below share one genomic window:
- the LOC121984025 gene encoding probable E3 ubiquitin-protein ligase BAH1-like 1, with protein sequence MKFGQTFTEYLHGEQKAFLNKCSHVEYKRLKKVLKSCRICRSLSDDGGAINVSKQREDNELPTEDDQCDSCASCNQRFFTELTKEASEIAVCFSSRVRRLLNLHISSGLYRCVWRLRHCFADDQQVMIQEGRMLLDYVTMNAIAINKILKKYDKVHGSVDGRNFKTMMRAKQIELLQSPWLIELGAFYLNFRGSDMGEPGEFFNKVSCDLSDTQPVMTMTLLNSKKYEYSLICPICLDIVFNPYALGCGHLFCKGCACSAASVLLFQGLKEAPKSAKCPVCRAVGMYKDAVHMTELDLLFKNRCKKYWKERLRSERSEMVKQAKEYWERQAISAVGI encoded by the exons ATGAAGTTTGGGCAAACATTCACGGAGTATCTGCATGGAGAACAAAAGGCGTTTTTGAACAAATGCTCACATGTCGAGTATAAGCGTCTCAAGAAGGTGTTGAAGAGCTGCCGGATCTGCCGCTCTCTGAGCGATGATGGTGGTGCCATTAATGTCAGTAAACAACGCGAGGACAACGAGCTGCCGACGGAggatgaccaatgtgattcttgtgCAT CATGCAATCAAAGGTTCTTTACTGAGCTTACTAAGGAAGCTTCAGAGATAGCTGTATGCTTTAGCTCAAGAGTCAGACGCCTCCTCAACCTTCATATTTCTTCTGGATTGTATAGATGCGTGTGGCGTTTGCGGCACTGTTTTGCTGATGATCAACAAGTTATGATACAAGAAGGAAGAATGTTACTCGATTATGTCACTATGAATGCTATTGCTATAAACAAAATACTTAAAAAGTATGACAAA GTACATGGTTCTGTTGATGGAAGAAACTTCAAGACTATGATGCGGGCCAAACAAATAGAGCTTTTGCAGTCACCATGGCTAATAGAACTGGGtgcattttatttaaatttcagaGGGTCAGACATGGGTGAACCTGGAGAGTTTTTCAACAAGGTTTCTTGTGATCTATCAGATACACAACCTGTAATGACCATGACCCTTTTAAATTCAAAGAAGTACGAATACAGCCTGATCTGCCCCATTTGCTTG gacattgTATTCAATCCGTATGCATTAGGTTGTGGTCATCTTTTTTGTAAAGGTTGTGCTTGTTCAGCTGCTTCTGTGCTGCTCTTCCAAGGCCTCAAGGAAGCTCCTAAATCAGCCAAATGTCCTGTTTGTAGAGCG GTGGGTATGTACAAGGATGCAGTGCATATGACAGAACTGGACCTCCTGTTCAAGAACAG ATGCAAAAAGTACTGGAAGGAAAGGTTGCGGAGTGAGCGTTCTGAGATGGTGAAGCAAGCAAAGGAGTATTGGGAACGGCAGGCTATTTCCGCGGTTGGGATTTAA
- the LOC121986469 gene encoding protein downstream neighbor of son homolog, with amino-acid sequence MVPVGLGPGKMDNHPSNSSAFGSEFEMSGRRTTSEFEMSGPRIPFDFTLKTSVRYTNCSNVRCHRSFATPPIDASCNLYSLSSIDGATAQVKFYKSLHSWVYPQSSLPASVVSVLASSAGKEEAHFWLKRQQDWEDSLRSLYYMLRKNICNMFYVYTVQFVALFIGGNLLGKKKRSCIAYVSQSTRGLRSLLRKNKINFTMPLGGVEVEHSIDDDLVELMEIEKRKLGQIFHLSSSMENVDNTSRSLLSFSGHEEVQSLYDILINYRKTLHSFTGSDVPVLFAPVPFQNATLHVPEMTCKETRKADMIFTSSSGSNTSDAIMIPPGFGGLCFSVELKDTIIPPWVVYGVWSAMSAGGTSFQSLLRTDPLSLGLNVALKSVCSEVQDGGASGLPAAIMNPSLSGAALQQLKFSDGVYTANITPIL; translated from the exons ATGGTGCCTGTTGGACTTGGTCCTGGAAAAATGGATAATCATCCTTCAAATTCAAGTGCTTTTGGTTCTGAATTTGAGATGTCAGGTCGTAGGACCACTTCTGAATTTGAGATGTCAGGTCCTAGAATCCCTTTTGATTTTACCCTGAAAACCAGTGTGCG ATACACGAATTGTTCCAATGTCAG GTGCCATAGGTCGTTTGCAACCCCCCCAATTGATGCAAGCTGTAATCTGTACAGCTTGTCGTCTATAGATGGTGCTACTGCCCAGGTGAAGTTCTATAAATCACTTCACTCATGGGTATATCCCCAGTCTTCTCTACCTGCTTCAGTTGTGTCAGTTTTAGCTTCATCTGCTGGAAAGGAAG AAGCGCACTTTTGGCTGAAAAGGCAGCAGGATTGGGAAGACTCACTTCGAAGCCTATACTACATGCTAAGAAAGAACATTTGTAACATGTTTTATG TTTATACTGTGCAGTTTGTGGCTTTATTCATTGGTGGCAACTTATTGGGGAAAAAGAAGCGCTCATGTATTGCTTACGTATCACAATCTACACGTGGTCTACGATCCTTGCTAAGAAAAAAT aaaataaattttaccaTGCCACTCGGTGGTGTTGAAGTGGAGCACTCAATTGATGACGACTTGGTTGAACTTATGGAAATTGAGAAGCGAAAATTGGGCCAG ATTTTCCATCTGAGCTCTTCGATGGAGAACGTGGATAACACTTCTCGATCCCTCCTTTCATTTAGTGGACATGAGGAGGTCCAATCTCTATATGATATACTCATAAACTACAG GAAAACCTTGCATTCCTTTACTGGTTCAGATGTTCCTGTCTTGTTTGCACCTGTCCCATTCCAGAATGCAACCTTACATGTTCCAGAG ATGACATGTAAGGAGACAAGGAAAGCTGATATGATCTTTACATCATCTAGTGGCTCAAACACTAGTGATGCAATAATGATACCACCAGGTTTTGGTGGACTTTGTTTTAGCGTTGAACTAAAGGATACAATTATTCCACCATGGGTCGTCTATGGTGTTTGGTCAGCGATGAGCGCCGGGGGGACTAGTTTCCAGTCTCT TTTGAGGACTGATCCTTTGTCACTTGGCTTAAATGTTGCCCTTAAATCTGTCTGCTCTGAAGTGCAAGATGGTGGTGCCTCTGGCCTTCCTGCTGCGATTATGAACCCTTCTCTGAGCGGTGCGGCTCTACAACAGCTCAAATTTTCTGATGGTGTATATACTGCTAACATTACACCCATTCTTTGA